Proteins from a single region of Engystomops pustulosus chromosome 5, aEngPut4.maternal, whole genome shotgun sequence:
- the LOC140133846 gene encoding uncharacterized protein — protein MARSPRVQDSVTFDDVAVVFSGEEWEMLDNEQRELYMEVMRENYEHFIFLNYKVPIILSWQQNRTQAARAPARPASASSSSARSQSNKPFQGTEIGTQGPAVGNCTKTAAVLSQETPPELQAEPERSVKLPTKRPRPDDDQDHVQLQNHNKPISPPTNPPKRKMLHCPHCDKYFRYSSALEAHLRVHSGERPHKCDLCNETFSYKSGLIVHRRKHSRASASLSGDVENSRDTARNPPQYSTAKPTKSKKSRTHKRKKRKGKSRTTSKMEAAPKTSYNGTKKANSIAAEPSKVAPTNVTVTQNSHVAPEAGATPTTNSTEVNKQNGEAGAKTGVTNGEASKSATTQQRTTGQFEIEKPLKCSFCEKRFNSPLILEAHTRIHTGKQPHPCPFCDESFSKASLLAAHASTHKEFKPYQCDQCDKNFKDHALFITHQKTHTGEKPHQCSKCDQWFPNRTSLLAHEDTHLKPKPYQCRHCEKSFNDKGLLIAHEGVHTDTKPYKCTHCSDSFYMKTQLVAHQAVHAPEKPFPCSQCEKSFYKKETLVAHIRVHKVNSAQKT, from the exons ATGGCCAGGAGCCCACGTGTGCAG GATTCGGTCACTTTTGATGACGTTGCTGTTGTCTTCTCTGGGGAGGAGTGGGAGATGCTGGATAATGAGCAGCGGGAGCTTTATATGGAAGTCATGAGAGAAAATTATGAACATTTCATCTTTCTCA ATTATAAGGTCCCTATTATATTATCCTGGCAGCAGAACCGAACCCAAGCCGCCCGAGCACCGGCGCGccccgcctccgcctcctcctcctccgctcgcTCACAAAGTAACAAACCATTTCAAG GGACAGAAATCGGCACCCAGGGGCCCGCAGTTGGTAACTGTACAAAGACCGCGGCTGTTCTGTCCCAGGAGACTCCTCCCGAGTTACAAGCAGAACCCGAGAGATCTGTAAAACTGCCGACTAAAAGGCCACGACCGGATGATGACCAGGACCACGTCCAGCTGCAGAACCATAACAAGCCCATCTCTCCTCCTACAAACCCCCCAAAGCGTAAAATGCTTCATTGCCCGCACTGTGATAAATACTTCAGGTACAGCTCGGCTCTGGAAGCCCACCTCAGGGTCCACAGCGGAGAAAGACCCCATAAGTGTGATCTCTGTAACGAGACCTTCAGCTATAAGTCAGGTTTGATTGTGCATAGACGGAAACACTCCCGAGCCTCTGCAAGCTTATCCGGAGATGTGGAGAATAGTAGAGATACAGCGAGAAATCCTCCGCAATATTCCACAGCGAAACCAACCAAAAGCAAAAAATCCAGAACgcacaaaagaaaaaaacggAAAGGAAAAAGCCGGACAACCTCCAAAATGGAGGCAGCACCAAAGACTAGCTACAACGGAACAAAGAAGGCAAACTCCATAGCAGCCGAACCCTCAAAAGTAGCTCCTACAAATGTAACCGTCACACAAAACAGTCACGTGGCCCCGGAAGCGGGAGCAACACCGACCACTAATTCTACTGAAGTAAACAAGCAAAACGGTGAAGCAGGCGCAAAAACCGGCGTGACTAACGGCGAAGCCTCGAAAAGCGCGACGACTCAACAGAGAACAACCGGACAATTTGAGATCGAGAAGCCGCTGAAGTGTAGCTTCTGTGAGAAGAGGTTTAACAGCCCCTTGATCTTGGAGGCTCACACCCGGATCCACACGGGCAAGCAGCCCCACCCTTGTCCGTTCTGCGACGAGAGTTTCTCCAAGGCGTCGTTACTCGCTGCTCACGCCAGCACGCACAAGGAATTCAAGCCTTACCAGTGCGACCAGTGCGACAAAAACTTCAAGGACCATGCACTTTTCATAACTCACCAGAAgacccacacaggggagaagcctcaCCAGTGCAGTAAGTGCGATCAGTGGTTCCCCAACCGCACCAGCCTGCTGGCACATGAGGACACTCATCTAAAACCCAAGCCCTACCAGTGCCGGCACTGCGAGAAGAGCTTCAACGACAAGGGTCTGCTCATTGCTCACGAGGGAGTGCACACGGACACTAAGCCCTACAAGTGCACCCACTGCAGCGACAGCTTCTACATGAAAACCCAACTGGTGGCCCACCAGGCCGTCCACGCTCCGGAGAAACCCTTCCCCTGCAGCCAATGCGAGAAGAGCTTTTATAAGAAGGAGACTCTCGTGGCGCACATTCGAGTTCACAAGGTCAACAGTGCACAGAAAACATGA